The Oncorhynchus keta strain PuntledgeMale-10-30-2019 chromosome 17, Oket_V2, whole genome shotgun sequence genome has a window encoding:
- the LOC118395896 gene encoding uncharacterized protein LOC118395896 isoform X36: protein MGSDVRDLNALLPPVPALPGGNGNCTLPVSSAPQWGPVLDFHTGAPYSSLAPHSFIKQEPSWSSGDPQEDPHCGLSAFTLHFSGQFTGTGACRYGAFGAPPPPSQPPPSQPRMFSNAPYLTNCMDTQPSSRNQGYSAFDGATNYGHTPTHHSSQFLSHSFKDENSLAQQTSMGEQPYSVPPPVYGCHTPSDSCTGSQALLLRNPYNSSDNLYQMASQLECMAWNPVSTLASTIKSHATGYESDPNPPMVYSCSTQYRIHTHGIFRGMQVSSLLSHPRHLQRHAGQFSSLTPTASSEACRSVLSSHTHGIFRGMQVSSLLSHPRHLQRHAGQFSSLTPTASSEACRSVLSSHTHGIFRGMQVSSLLSHPRHLQRHAGQFSSLTPTASSEACRSVLSSHTHGIFRGMQVSSLLSHPRHLQRHAGQFSPLTPTASSEACRSVLSSHTHGIFRGMQVSSLLSHPRHLQRHAGQFSPLTPTASSEACRSVLSSHTHGIFRGMQVSSLLSHPRHLQRHAGQFSSLTPTASSEACRSVLSSHTHGIFRGMQVSSLLSHPRHLQRHAGQFSPLTPTASSEACRSVLFSHTHGIFRGMQVSSLLSHPRHLQRHAGQFSSLTPTASSEACRSVLFSHTHGIFRGMQVSSLLSHPRHLQRHAGQFSPLTPTASSEACRSVLSSHTHGIFRGMQVSSLLSHPRHLQRHAGQFSSLTPTASSEACRSVLSSHTHGIFRGMQVSSLLSWILHTQVTL, encoded by the exons ATGGGCTCAGACGTACGTGACCTCAATGCCCTGCTGCCCCCGGTGCCAGCCCTGCCAGGGGGGAATGGGAACTGTACCCTGCCCGTCAGCAGTGCCCCTCAGTGGGGCCCTGTACTGGACTTCCACACTGGCGCCCCCTACAGCTCGCTGGCCCCCCACTCCTTCATCAAGCAGGAGCCCAGCTGGAGCTCTGGGGATCCCCAGGAGGACCCTCACTGTGGCCTGAGTGCCTTCACCCTGCACTTCTCTGGCCAGTTCACTGGCACAGGGGCCTGCAGGTACGGGGCCTTCGGGGCCCCCCCTCCACCCAGTCAGCCCCCACCAAGCCAGCCAAGGATGTTCAGCAACGCACCCTACCTGACCAATTGTATGGACACCCAGCCCTCTTCCAGGAACCAGG GTTACAGTGCTTTCGATGGTGCCACTAATTACGGTCACACTCCCACACATCACTCCTCCCAGTTCCTCAGCCACTCCTTTAAAGATGAAAACTCCCTAGCTCAGCAGACCAGTATGG GTGAGCAGCCGTATTCTGTCCCTCCACCCGTGTATGGATGCCACACCCCATCAGACAGCTGTACAGGCAGCCAAGCCCTACTGCTGAGGAACCCTTACAACAG CAGTGATAATTTATACCAAATGGCATCTCAGCTGGAATGCATGGCATGGAACCCTGTTAGCACGCTGGCTTCCACCATTAAGAG CCATGCTACGGGTTATGAAAGTGACCCCAACCCTCCCATGGTGTATAGCTGCAGCACCCAGTACCGCATCCACACCCATGGCATCTTCAGAGGCATGCAGGTCAGTTCTCTTCTCTCACACCCACGGCATCTTCAGAGGCATGCAGGTCAGTTCTCTTCTCTCACACCCACGGCATCTTCAGAGGCATGCAGGtcagttctctcctctcacacccacGGCATCTTCAGAGGCATGCAG GTCAGTTCTCTTCTCTCACACCCACGGCATCTTCAGAGGCATGCAGGTCAGTTCTCTTCTCTCACACCCACGGCATCTTCAGAGGCATGCAGGtcagttctctcctctcacacccacGGCATCTTCAGAGGCATGCAG GtcagttctctcctctcacacccacGGCATCTTCAGAGGCATGCAGGTCAGTTCTCTTCTCTCACACCCACGGCATCTTCAGAGGCATGCAGGtcagttctctcctctcacacccacGGCATCTTCAGAGGCATGCAGGtcagttctctcctctcacacccacGGCATCTTCAGAGGCATGCAGGtcagttctctcctctcacacccacGGCATCTTCAGAGGCATGCAGGtcagttctctcctctcacacccacGGCATCTTCAGAGGCATGCAGGTCAGTTCTCTTCTCTCACACCCACGGCATCTTCAGAGGCATGCAGGtcagttctctcctctcacacccacGGCATCTTCAGAGGCATGCAGGtcagttctctcctctcacacccacGGCATCTTCAGAGGCATGCAGGtcagttctctcctctcacacccacGGCATCTTCAGAGGCATGCAGGTCAGTTCTCTTCTCTCACACCCACGGCATCTTCAGAGGCATGCAGGtcagttctctcctctcacacccacGGCATCTTCAGAGGCATGCAGGTCAGTTCTCTTCTCTCACACCCACGGCATCTTCAGAGGCATGCAGGtcagttctctcctctcacacccacGGCATCTTCAGAGGCATGCAG GTCAGTTCTCTTCTCTCACACCCACGGCATCTTCAGAGGCATGCAGGTCAGTTCTCTTCTCTCACACCCACGGCATCTTCAGAGGCATGCAGGTCAGTTCTCTTCTCTCACACCCACGGCATCTTCAGAGGCATGCAGGTCAGTTCTCTTCTCTCACACCCACGGCATCTTCAGAGGCATGCAGGTCAGTTCTCTTCTCTCACACCCACGGCATCTTCAGAGGCATGCAGGtcagttctctcctctcacacccacGGCATCTTCAGAGGCATGCAG GtcagttctctcctctcacacccacGGCATCTTCAGAGGCATGCAGGTCAGTTCTCTTCTCTCACACCCACGGCATCTTCAGAGGCATGCAG GTCAGTTCTCTTCTCTCACACCCACGGCATCTTCAGAGGCATGCAGGtcagttctctcctctcacacccacGGCATCTTCAGAGGCATGCAGgtcagttctctcctctcatggATTCTTCACACCCAGGTCACACTCTGA
- the LOC118395896 gene encoding uncharacterized protein LOC118395896 isoform X34 encodes MGSDVRDLNALLPPVPALPGGNGNCTLPVSSAPQWGPVLDFHTGAPYSSLAPHSFIKQEPSWSSGDPQEDPHCGLSAFTLHFSGQFTGTGACRYGAFGAPPPPSQPPPSQPRMFSNAPYLTNCMDTQPSSRNQGYSAFDGATNYGHTPTHHSSQFLSHSFKDENSLAQQTSMGEQPYSVPPPVYGCHTPSDSCTGSQALLLRNPYNSSDNLYQMASQLECMAWNPVSTLASTIKSHATGYESDPNPPMVYSCSTQYRIHTHGIFRGMQVSSLLSHPRHLQRHAGQFSSLTPTASSEACRSVLSSHTHGIFRGMQVSSLLSHPRHLQRHAGQFSSLTPTASSEACRSVLSSHTHGIFRGMQVSSLLSHPRHLQRHAGQFSSLTPTASSEACRSVLSSHTHGIFRGMQVSSLLSHPRHLQRHAGQFSPLTPTASSEACRSVLSSHTHGIFRGMQVSSLLSHPRHLQRHAGQFSPLTPTASSEACRSVLSSHTHGIFRGMQVSSLLSHPRHLQRHAGQFSSLTPTASSEACRSVLSSHTHGIFRGMQVSSLLSHPRHLQRHAGQFSPLTPTASSEACRSVLFSHTHGIFRGMQVSSLLSHPRHLQRHAGQFSSLTPTASSEACRSVLFSHTHGIFRGMQVSSLLSHPRHLQRHAGQFSPLTPTASSEACRSVLFSHTHGIFRGMQVSSLLSHPRHLQRHAGQFSPLTPTASSEACRSVLSSHTHGIFRGMQVSSLLSWILHTQVTL; translated from the exons ATGGGCTCAGACGTACGTGACCTCAATGCCCTGCTGCCCCCGGTGCCAGCCCTGCCAGGGGGGAATGGGAACTGTACCCTGCCCGTCAGCAGTGCCCCTCAGTGGGGCCCTGTACTGGACTTCCACACTGGCGCCCCCTACAGCTCGCTGGCCCCCCACTCCTTCATCAAGCAGGAGCCCAGCTGGAGCTCTGGGGATCCCCAGGAGGACCCTCACTGTGGCCTGAGTGCCTTCACCCTGCACTTCTCTGGCCAGTTCACTGGCACAGGGGCCTGCAGGTACGGGGCCTTCGGGGCCCCCCCTCCACCCAGTCAGCCCCCACCAAGCCAGCCAAGGATGTTCAGCAACGCACCCTACCTGACCAATTGTATGGACACCCAGCCCTCTTCCAGGAACCAGG GTTACAGTGCTTTCGATGGTGCCACTAATTACGGTCACACTCCCACACATCACTCCTCCCAGTTCCTCAGCCACTCCTTTAAAGATGAAAACTCCCTAGCTCAGCAGACCAGTATGG GTGAGCAGCCGTATTCTGTCCCTCCACCCGTGTATGGATGCCACACCCCATCAGACAGCTGTACAGGCAGCCAAGCCCTACTGCTGAGGAACCCTTACAACAG CAGTGATAATTTATACCAAATGGCATCTCAGCTGGAATGCATGGCATGGAACCCTGTTAGCACGCTGGCTTCCACCATTAAGAG CCATGCTACGGGTTATGAAAGTGACCCCAACCCTCCCATGGTGTATAGCTGCAGCACCCAGTACCGCATCCACACCCATGGCATCTTCAGAGGCATGCAGGTCAGTTCTCTTCTCTCACACCCACGGCATCTTCAGAGGCATGCAGGTCAGTTCTCTTCTCTCACACCCACGGCATCTTCAGAGGCATGCAGGtcagttctctcctctcacacccacGGCATCTTCAGAGGCATGCAG GTCAGTTCTCTTCTCTCACACCCACGGCATCTTCAGAGGCATGCAGGTCAGTTCTCTTCTCTCACACCCACGGCATCTTCAGAGGCATGCAGGtcagttctctcctctcacacccacGGCATCTTCAGAGGCATGCAG GtcagttctctcctctcacacccacGGCATCTTCAGAGGCATGCAGGTCAGTTCTCTTCTCTCACACCCACGGCATCTTCAGAGGCATGCAGGtcagttctctcctctcacacccacGGCATCTTCAGAGGCATGCAGGtcagttctctcctctcacacccacGGCATCTTCAGAGGCATGCAGGtcagttctctcctctcacacccacGGCATCTTCAGAGGCATGCAGGtcagttctctcctctcacacccacGGCATCTTCAGAGGCATGCAGGTCAGTTCTCTTCTCTCACACCCACGGCATCTTCAGAGGCATGCAGGtcagttctctcctctcacacccacGGCATCTTCAGAGGCATGCAGGtcagttctctcctctcacacccacGGCATCTTCAGAGGCATGCAGGtcagttctctcctctcacacccacGGCATCTTCAGAGGCATGCAGGTCAGTTCTCTTCTCTCACACCCACGGCATCTTCAGAGGCATGCAGGtcagttctctcctctcacacccacGGCATCTTCAGAGGCATGCAGGTCAGTTCTCTTCTCTCACACCCACGGCATCTTCAGAGGCATGCAGGtcagttctctcctctcacacccacGGCATCTTCAGAGGCATGCAG GTCAGTTCTCTTCTCTCACACCCACGGCATCTTCAGAGGCATGCAGGTCAGTTCTCTTCTCTCACACCCACGGCATCTTCAGAGGCATGCAGGTCAGTTCTCTTCTCTCACACCCACGGCATCTTCAGAGGCATGCAGGTCAGTTCTCTTCTCTCACACCCACGGCATCTTCAGAGGCATGCAGGTCAGTTCTCTTCTCTCACACCCACGGCATCTTCAGAGGCATGCAGGtcagttctctcctctcacacccacGGCATCTTCAGAGGCATGCAGGTCAGTTCTCTTCTCTCACACCCACGGCATCTTCAGAGGCATGCAGGTCAGTTCTCTTCTCTCACACCCACGGCATCTTCAGAGGCATGCAGGtcagttctctcctctcacacccacGGCATCTTCAGAGGCATGCAG GtcagttctctcctctcacacccacGGCATCTTCAGAGGCATGCAGgtcagttctctcctctcatggATTCTTCACACCCAGGTCACACTCTGA
- the LOC118395896 gene encoding uncharacterized protein LOC118395896 isoform X18: MGSDVRDLNALLPPVPALPGGNGNCTLPVSSAPQWGPVLDFHTGAPYSSLAPHSFIKQEPSWSSGDPQEDPHCGLSAFTLHFSGQFTGTGACRYGAFGAPPPPSQPPPSQPRMFSNAPYLTNCMDTQPSSRNQGYSAFDGATNYGHTPTHHSSQFLSHSFKDENSLAQQTSMGEQPYSVPPPVYGCHTPSDSCTGSQALLLRNPYNSSDNLYQMASQLECMAWNPVSTLASTIKSHATGYESDPNPPMVYSCSTQYRIHTHGIFRGMQVSSLLSHPRHLQRHAGQFSSLTPTASSEACRSVLSSHTHGIFRGMQVSSLLSHPRHLQRHAGQFSSLTPTASSEACRSVLSSHTHGIFRGMQVSSLLSHPRHLQRHAGQFSSLTPTASSEACRSVLSSHTHGIFRGMQVSSLLSHPRHLQRHAGQFSPLTPTASSEACRSVLSSHTHGIFRGMQVSSLLSHPRHLQRHAGQFSPLTPTASSEACRSVLSSHTHGIFRGMQVSSLLSHPRHLQRHAGQFSSLTPTASSEACRSVLSSHTHGIFRGMQVSSLLSHPRHLQRHAGQFSPLTPTASSEACRSVLFSHTHGIFRGMQVSSLLSHPRHLQRHAGQFSSLTPTASSEACRSVLFSHTHGIFRGMQVSSLLSHPRHLQRHAGQFSPLTPTASSEACRSVLFSHTHGIFRGMQVSSLLSHPRHLQRHAGQFSPLTPTASSEACRSVLSSHTHGIFRGMQVSSLLSHPRHLQRHAGQFSPLTPTASSEACRSVLSSHGFFTPRSHSDSYSPHITFLMCSGPRSAQGAQTHILS, from the exons ATGGGCTCAGACGTACGTGACCTCAATGCCCTGCTGCCCCCGGTGCCAGCCCTGCCAGGGGGGAATGGGAACTGTACCCTGCCCGTCAGCAGTGCCCCTCAGTGGGGCCCTGTACTGGACTTCCACACTGGCGCCCCCTACAGCTCGCTGGCCCCCCACTCCTTCATCAAGCAGGAGCCCAGCTGGAGCTCTGGGGATCCCCAGGAGGACCCTCACTGTGGCCTGAGTGCCTTCACCCTGCACTTCTCTGGCCAGTTCACTGGCACAGGGGCCTGCAGGTACGGGGCCTTCGGGGCCCCCCCTCCACCCAGTCAGCCCCCACCAAGCCAGCCAAGGATGTTCAGCAACGCACCCTACCTGACCAATTGTATGGACACCCAGCCCTCTTCCAGGAACCAGG GTTACAGTGCTTTCGATGGTGCCACTAATTACGGTCACACTCCCACACATCACTCCTCCCAGTTCCTCAGCCACTCCTTTAAAGATGAAAACTCCCTAGCTCAGCAGACCAGTATGG GTGAGCAGCCGTATTCTGTCCCTCCACCCGTGTATGGATGCCACACCCCATCAGACAGCTGTACAGGCAGCCAAGCCCTACTGCTGAGGAACCCTTACAACAG CAGTGATAATTTATACCAAATGGCATCTCAGCTGGAATGCATGGCATGGAACCCTGTTAGCACGCTGGCTTCCACCATTAAGAG CCATGCTACGGGTTATGAAAGTGACCCCAACCCTCCCATGGTGTATAGCTGCAGCACCCAGTACCGCATCCACACCCATGGCATCTTCAGAGGCATGCAGGTCAGTTCTCTTCTCTCACACCCACGGCATCTTCAGAGGCATGCAGGTCAGTTCTCTTCTCTCACACCCACGGCATCTTCAGAGGCATGCAGGtcagttctctcctctcacacccacGGCATCTTCAGAGGCATGCAG GTCAGTTCTCTTCTCTCACACCCACGGCATCTTCAGAGGCATGCAGGTCAGTTCTCTTCTCTCACACCCACGGCATCTTCAGAGGCATGCAGGtcagttctctcctctcacacccacGGCATCTTCAGAGGCATGCAG GtcagttctctcctctcacacccacGGCATCTTCAGAGGCATGCAGGTCAGTTCTCTTCTCTCACACCCACGGCATCTTCAGAGGCATGCAGGtcagttctctcctctcacacccacGGCATCTTCAGAGGCATGCAGGtcagttctctcctctcacacccacGGCATCTTCAGAGGCATGCAGGtcagttctctcctctcacacccacGGCATCTTCAGAGGCATGCAGGtcagttctctcctctcacacccacGGCATCTTCAGAGGCATGCAGGTCAGTTCTCTTCTCTCACACCCACGGCATCTTCAGAGGCATGCAGGtcagttctctcctctcacacccacGGCATCTTCAGAGGCATGCAGGtcagttctctcctctcacacccacGGCATCTTCAGAGGCATGCAGGtcagttctctcctctcacacccacGGCATCTTCAGAGGCATGCAGGTCAGTTCTCTTCTCTCACACCCACGGCATCTTCAGAGGCATGCAGGtcagttctctcctctcacacccacGGCATCTTCAGAGGCATGCAGGTCAGTTCTCTTCTCTCACACCCACGGCATCTTCAGAGGCATGCAGGtcagttctctcctctcacacccacGGCATCTTCAGAGGCATGCAG GTCAGTTCTCTTCTCTCACACCCACGGCATCTTCAGAGGCATGCAGGTCAGTTCTCTTCTCTCACACCCACGGCATCTTCAGAGGCATGCAGGTCAGTTCTCTTCTCTCACACCCACGGCATCTTCAGAGGCATGCAGGTCAGTTCTCTTCTCTCACACCCACGGCATCTTCAGAGGCATGCAGGTCAGTTCTCTTCTCTCACACCCACGGCATCTTCAGAGGCATGCAGGtcagttctctcctctcacacccacGGCATCTTCAGAGGCATGCAGGTCAGTTCTCTTCTCTCACACCCACGGCATCTTCAGAGGCATGCAGGTCAGTTCTCTTCTCTCACACCCACGGCATCTTCAGAGGCATGCAGGtcagttctctcctctcacacccacGGCATCTTCAGAGGCATGCAG GtcagttctctcctctcacacccacGGCATCTTCAGAGGCATGCAGGtcagttctctcctctcacacccacGGCATCTTCAGAGGCATGCAG GtcagttctctcctctcacacccacGGCATCTTCAGAGGCATGCAGgtcagttctctcctctcatggATTCTTCACACCCAGGTCACACTCTGATTCCTACTCTCCACACATAACTTTCCTTATGTGCTCAGGTCCAAGGTCGGCACAAGGAGCACAGACACATATTCtctcatga
- the LOC118395896 gene encoding uncharacterized protein LOC118395896 isoform X31, translated as MGSDVRDLNALLPPVPALPGGNGNCTLPVSSAPQWGPVLDFHTGAPYSSLAPHSFIKQEPSWSSGDPQEDPHCGLSAFTLHFSGQFTGTGACRYGAFGAPPPPSQPPPSQPRMFSNAPYLTNCMDTQPSSRNQGYSAFDGATNYGHTPTHHSSQFLSHSFKDENSLAQQTSMGEQPYSVPPPVYGCHTPSDSCTGSQALLLRNPYNSSDNLYQMASQLECMAWNPVSTLASTIKSHATGYESDPNPPMVYSCSTQYRIHTHGIFRGMQVSSLLSHPRHLQRHAGQFSSLTPTASSEACRSVLSSHTHGIFRGMQVSSLLSHPRHLQRHAGQFSSLTPTASSEACRSVLSSHTHGIFRGMQVSSLLSHPRHLQRHAGQFSSLTPTASSEACRSVLSSHTHGIFRGMQVSSLLSHPRHLQRHAGQFSPLTPTASSEACRSVLSSHTHGIFRGMQVSSLLSHPRHLQRHAGQFSPLTPTASSEACRSVLSSHTHGIFRGMQVSSLLSHPRHLQRHAGQFSSLTPTASSEACRSVLSSHTHGIFRGMQVSSLLSHPRHLQRHAGQFSPLTPTASSEACRSVLFSHTHGIFRGMQVSSLLSHPRHLQRHAGQFSSLTPTASSEACRSVLFSHTHGIFRGMQVSSLLSHPRHLQRHAGQFSPLTPTASSEACRSVLSSHTHGIFRGMQVSSLLSHPRHLQRHAGQFSPLTPTASSEACRSVLSSHGFFTPRSHSDSYSPHITFLMCSGPRSAQGAQTHILS; from the exons ATGGGCTCAGACGTACGTGACCTCAATGCCCTGCTGCCCCCGGTGCCAGCCCTGCCAGGGGGGAATGGGAACTGTACCCTGCCCGTCAGCAGTGCCCCTCAGTGGGGCCCTGTACTGGACTTCCACACTGGCGCCCCCTACAGCTCGCTGGCCCCCCACTCCTTCATCAAGCAGGAGCCCAGCTGGAGCTCTGGGGATCCCCAGGAGGACCCTCACTGTGGCCTGAGTGCCTTCACCCTGCACTTCTCTGGCCAGTTCACTGGCACAGGGGCCTGCAGGTACGGGGCCTTCGGGGCCCCCCCTCCACCCAGTCAGCCCCCACCAAGCCAGCCAAGGATGTTCAGCAACGCACCCTACCTGACCAATTGTATGGACACCCAGCCCTCTTCCAGGAACCAGG GTTACAGTGCTTTCGATGGTGCCACTAATTACGGTCACACTCCCACACATCACTCCTCCCAGTTCCTCAGCCACTCCTTTAAAGATGAAAACTCCCTAGCTCAGCAGACCAGTATGG GTGAGCAGCCGTATTCTGTCCCTCCACCCGTGTATGGATGCCACACCCCATCAGACAGCTGTACAGGCAGCCAAGCCCTACTGCTGAGGAACCCTTACAACAG CAGTGATAATTTATACCAAATGGCATCTCAGCTGGAATGCATGGCATGGAACCCTGTTAGCACGCTGGCTTCCACCATTAAGAG CCATGCTACGGGTTATGAAAGTGACCCCAACCCTCCCATGGTGTATAGCTGCAGCACCCAGTACCGCATCCACACCCATGGCATCTTCAGAGGCATGCAGGTCAGTTCTCTTCTCTCACACCCACGGCATCTTCAGAGGCATGCAGGTCAGTTCTCTTCTCTCACACCCACGGCATCTTCAGAGGCATGCAGGtcagttctctcctctcacacccacGGCATCTTCAGAGGCATGCAG GTCAGTTCTCTTCTCTCACACCCACGGCATCTTCAGAGGCATGCAGGTCAGTTCTCTTCTCTCACACCCACGGCATCTTCAGAGGCATGCAGGtcagttctctcctctcacacccacGGCATCTTCAGAGGCATGCAG GtcagttctctcctctcacacccacGGCATCTTCAGAGGCATGCAGGTCAGTTCTCTTCTCTCACACCCACGGCATCTTCAGAGGCATGCAGGtcagttctctcctctcacacccacGGCATCTTCAGAGGCATGCAGGtcagttctctcctctcacacccacGGCATCTTCAGAGGCATGCAGGtcagttctctcctctcacacccacGGCATCTTCAGAGGCATGCAGGtcagttctctcctctcacacccacGGCATCTTCAGAGGCATGCAGGTCAGTTCTCTTCTCTCACACCCACGGCATCTTCAGAGGCATGCAGGtcagttctctcctctcacacccacGGCATCTTCAGAGGCATGCAGGtcagttctctcctctcacacccacGGCATCTTCAGAGGCATGCAGGtcagttctctcctctcacacccacGGCATCTTCAGAGGCATGCAGGTCAGTTCTCTTCTCTCACACCCACGGCATCTTCAGAGGCATGCAGGtcagttctctcctctcacacccacGGCATCTTCAGAGGCATGCAGGTCAGTTCTCTTCTCTCACACCCACGGCATCTTCAGAGGCATGCAGGtcagttctctcctctcacacccacGGCATCTTCAGAGGCATGCAG GTCAGTTCTCTTCTCTCACACCCACGGCATCTTCAGAGGCATGCAGGTCAGTTCTCTTCTCTCACACCCACGGCATCTTCAGAGGCATGCAGGTCAGTTCTCTTCTCTCACACCCACGGCATCTTCAGAGGCATGCAGGTCAGTTCTCTTCTCTCACACCCACGGCATCTTCAGAGGCATGCAGGTCAGTTCTCTTCTCTCACACCCACGGCATCTTCAGAGGCATGCAGGtcagttctctcctctcacacccacGGCATCTTCAGAGGCATGCAG GtcagttctctcctctcacacccacGGCATCTTCAGAGGCATGCAGGtcagttctctcctctcacacccacGGCATCTTCAGAGGCATGCAG GtcagttctctcctctcacacccacGGCATCTTCAGAGGCATGCAGgtcagttctctcctctcatggATTCTTCACACCCAGGTCACACTCTGATTCCTACTCTCCACACATAACTTTCCTTATGTGCTCAGGTCCAAGGTCGGCACAAGGAGCACAGACACATATTCtctcatga